From the genome of Nitrospira sp. CR1.1:
CCGTCAGCGATGAGACGTTGGCGCAGTGGCCCGCTCTGTATGTCACCTGGAAAGAGGCCGAGAGTTTGTGCCGCGCGGCAGGCAAACGCCTGCCGACGGAAGCCGAGTGGGAAAAAGCTGCGCGCGGGCCTGACGGCAATCGATTTCCCTGGGGCGAGACGTTCCCCGACAATTCCCTGGCCATGTTCGGACAGCACCATGTGCACGAAATTCCGATTCTGGCGCCGGTGAGCAGCGGAGAGCCTGGCAAGAGTTATTATGGAATCCATCACATGGCAGGCAACGTCGCGGAATGGGTCAATGACTGGTTCGGATTCGACTATTATGCCTATATGCCGGAACGCAACCCGCCCGGACCCACCAGCGGCCGATACAAGAGCCTGCGCGGCGGCTCCTGGAAAAGCCGGCCGATCATGCTCCGAACCGCAACCCGCAGCGGCGCGCCCGCCGATCAGCGTTCGGCCACCGTGGGCTTCCGTTGCGCCAAGTCGGTATCAGGATCAAGCGCGCGATAATAGGCCACGCCTCCCGAGAACTTTCTCGCCAGACACAAGTCCGCCACAGCCAGACATTCCAGACCGAACGGCAGATACCCGGCATAACCCAGCAACGGCATCTGAAACAGGGACACCCCTTGCACGTACGGCACGGCGTACTCCCAATGCGCTAGGCTGTAGAAATTCCACATTTCCCAGAACCATCCGCAGATCAAGGCAGCAAGCGCCACCGCCCAGAGCGTTCGCCAATCGCCATGCTCCGTCTCGCTGAAGATTGTCGGTTCGTCGCGAATCAACTGCGGTGCCGTGATCAGCAAGAGCGGCGCCACCCACACCAGGGGGAACAAATAGTCCGGCCACAGGCCGATGCCGAGGAGTCCGGCCACAGCGCCGCAACCCAGCAGCCATCCCCCTGCGCGGCGACTGGGAAAATTGATCGTCACAAAATGATCCAATCCCGCCGAAAGACGCGGGCAAGCCGTGAGCCATTCAGCCGTGCTGAGAACGGCCGGCAACACCGTCGCAAACGGCAGCGTTGCGCGCAAAAAATATTCCCACGGCGTCAGATCTCCGCCATCCAGGTAATACCAATTCTGCACAAATCGATTCAGATATTCGAAGAGCCACCAGAAGCAGGCGCTGAGCGGGAAGAGCGAGAGCAGATACCGTGGACGATGAATCACCATGCACCGGCCGGTGCGGCGATACGTCAAGGCATTCACGAGGACAATGTAGCCCAGCCAGAGCGGAGTGAACGTATGAGGCTGCCACGCCTCCATCCAGCCGAAGCGGGTCCAGGCCAATAGCCAAACACAGCAAGTCCAGCCGGCGGCAAGCCAGCCCCACCAAGGAAAGCGGCGCGGTGGATCCCCTCGCAAGTGAAT
Proteins encoded in this window:
- a CDS encoding SUMF1/EgtB/PvdO family nonheme iron enzyme; the encoded protein is MFARAPLSGRGFLPHYLSLALLTFSAMWLNPAFSMAARAPTPPPTAELAKHLRSIAELAAGSPTIPIPEGPFLLGSIRVDDDPYGMGTQFDDTELPQHRVWLDAYEIDRDEVSLGEYLTYLHARKIHPSKDLQHLIWHVITVHSVSDETLAQWPALYVTWKEAESLCRAAGKRLPTEAEWEKAARGPDGNRFPWGETFPDNSLAMFGQHHVHEIPILAPVSSGEPGKSYYGIHHMAGNVAEWVNDWFGFDYYAYMPERNPPGPTSGRYKSLRGGSWKSRPIMLRTATRSGAPADQRSATVGFRCAKSVSGSSAR